In Acidaminococcus timonensis, one DNA window encodes the following:
- the eno gene encoding phosphopyruvate hydratase: MPIIENVCAREILDSRGNPTVEVDVLLDDGTIGRAAVPSGASTGVHEAVELRDGDKDRFGGKGVSKAVENVNDAIADVIIGLDPTRQVEIDQAMIRLDGTPNKGKLGANAILGVSLAVAKAAANAVGLPLYQYLGGVNAKELPVPMMNILNGGAHADNNVDIQEFMIMPVGADSFAEALRINAEIYQALKKVLKGKGLATAVGDEGGFAPNLESNEEALQVIVEAIEKAGYKPGEQVRLAIDTAASELFEDGKYNLKGEGVVKTADEMVEWYASLCEKYPIISIEDGLAEDDWDGWKKLTDALGKKVQLVGDDLFVTNVERLKKGIEQGVANAILIKLNQIGTLTETLDAIEMAKRAGYTAIVSHRSGETEDTTIADVVVGTNAGQIKSGAPCRTDRVAKYNQLLRIEEDLGAAAQYNGMKVFYNIK, encoded by the coding sequence ATGCCGATCATTGAAAATGTTTGTGCAAGAGAAATCCTGGATTCCCGGGGCAATCCCACGGTTGAAGTGGATGTGCTGCTGGACGACGGCACCATTGGCCGCGCTGCCGTTCCTTCCGGTGCTTCCACCGGTGTCCATGAAGCCGTGGAACTGCGGGACGGGGACAAGGACCGTTTTGGCGGCAAGGGCGTTTCCAAAGCCGTGGAAAACGTCAACGATGCCATTGCTGATGTGATCATCGGACTGGATCCCACCCGTCAGGTGGAAATCGACCAGGCCATGATCCGTCTGGACGGGACCCCCAATAAGGGCAAACTGGGTGCCAACGCCATCCTGGGTGTCTCCCTGGCTGTGGCCAAGGCAGCTGCCAATGCCGTGGGTCTGCCTCTGTACCAGTACCTGGGCGGCGTCAACGCCAAGGAACTGCCGGTTCCCATGATGAACATCCTGAACGGGGGTGCCCATGCAGACAACAACGTGGACATCCAGGAATTCATGATCATGCCCGTGGGCGCTGACAGCTTCGCCGAAGCCCTGCGCATCAATGCAGAAATCTACCAGGCCCTGAAGAAAGTGCTGAAGGGCAAAGGCCTGGCAACGGCCGTAGGCGATGAAGGCGGCTTCGCTCCCAACCTAGAAAGCAACGAAGAAGCCCTGCAGGTGATCGTGGAAGCCATCGAAAAAGCCGGTTACAAACCCGGTGAACAGGTCCGTCTGGCCATCGACACCGCTGCCAGCGAACTGTTCGAAGACGGTAAGTACAACCTGAAAGGGGAAGGCGTGGTCAAGACTGCCGACGAAATGGTGGAATGGTACGCTTCCCTGTGCGAAAAATACCCCATCATATCCATTGAAGACGGCCTGGCCGAAGACGACTGGGACGGCTGGAAGAAACTCACCGATGCCCTGGGCAAAAAAGTCCAGCTGGTGGGCGATGACCTGTTCGTTACCAACGTGGAACGGCTGAAGAAGGGCATCGAACAGGGTGTGGCCAATGCCATCCTGATCAAACTGAACCAGATCGGGACCCTGACCGAAACCCTGGATGCCATTGAAATGGCCAAACGGGCTGGCTATACCGCCATCGTTTCCCACCGGAGCGGTGAAACGGAAGATACCACCATTGCCGATGTGGTGGTGGGCACCAACGCCGGTCAGATCAAATCCGGGGCTCCCTGCCGGACCGACCGGGTGGCCAAGTACAACCAGCTGCTGCGGATCGAGGAAGATCTGGGCGCTGCGGCACAGTACAACGGCATGAAGGTGTTCTACAACATCAAATAA
- a CDS encoding GTP pyrophosphokinase: protein MQRLVGAIEQYNETEKQKTGQSAYEHLIYRVKDVASMEEKCRRKGLPVNAVSALHTIHDAIGLRIVCRFLSDIERNIADIRKIPGCTIIQEKDYIRNVKPNGYRSYHMILRLEMPFADVEGHEPGIFYAEIQLRTIAMDSWASLEHEMKYKHEIRNPELIGRELKRCADELAACDLSMETIRKLIREA from the coding sequence ATGCAGCGCCTGGTGGGGGCCATCGAACAGTACAACGAAACAGAAAAGCAAAAAACAGGGCAGAGTGCCTACGAACATCTGATTTACCGGGTGAAGGATGTGGCCAGCATGGAAGAAAAATGCAGGCGGAAGGGACTGCCGGTGAATGCGGTATCGGCCCTGCACACCATCCATGACGCCATCGGACTGCGGATCGTCTGCCGCTTTTTAAGCGACATTGAACGGAACATTGCTGACATCCGGAAGATCCCCGGCTGCACCATCATCCAGGAAAAGGACTACATCCGCAACGTCAAGCCCAATGGGTACCGGTCGTACCACATGATCCTGCGGCTGGAGATGCCCTTTGCCGACGTGGAAGGCCACGAGCCGGGCATTTTCTACGCGGAAATCCAGCTGCGCACCATCGCCATGGATTCCTGGGCCAGTCTGGAACATGAAATGAAGTACAAACATGAAATCAGGAACCCGGAACTGATCGGCCGGGAACTGAAACGGTGTGCCGATGAACTGGCCGCCTGTGACCTGTCCATGGAAACCATCCGGAAACTGATCCGGGAAGCCTGA
- a CDS encoding response regulator transcription factor: MKILLAEDEKPMSMALVAVLEHSGYQVDAVYDGQAAVDKARQNIYDAMVFDIMMPVKDGITALTELRKEGDRTPVIMLTAKAEVDDRITGLDAGADDYLTKPFAMGELLARLRSLTRRQEDFNRDTLQAGSVTLNCAEGELSSKSAVRLSPKETQLMKYFMQHPNKPCDTQLLFNHVWQDEQEDRGVVWIYVSYLREKLHAIGGNLTITGHQDGAFTLQSAAVAN, from the coding sequence ATGAAAATCCTGCTTGCAGAAGATGAAAAACCCATGTCCATGGCCCTGGTGGCGGTGCTGGAACACAGCGGCTACCAGGTGGACGCCGTATACGACGGCCAGGCGGCTGTGGACAAAGCCCGCCAGAATATCTATGACGCCATGGTCTTTGACATTATGATGCCTGTGAAGGACGGCATTACCGCACTGACGGAACTGCGGAAGGAAGGGGACCGGACCCCGGTGATCATGCTGACGGCCAAAGCCGAGGTGGATGACCGGATCACGGGCCTGGACGCCGGTGCCGATGACTACCTGACGAAACCCTTTGCCATGGGGGAACTGCTGGCCCGGCTGCGGAGCCTGACCCGGCGCCAGGAGGACTTTAACCGGGATACCCTCCAGGCGGGCAGCGTGACCCTGAACTGCGCCGAAGGGGAACTATCCAGCAAGAGTGCAGTACGCCTTTCTCCCAAGGAAACCCAGTTGATGAAGTACTTTATGCAGCATCCCAATAAGCCCTGCGACACCCAGCTGCTGTTCAACCATGTGTGGCAGGATGAGCAGGAGGACCGGGGCGTTGTCTGGATCTACGTTTCCTACCTGCGGGAGAAACTCCATGCCATCGGAGGCAATCTGACCATCACCGGGCACCAGGACGGGGCTTTTACCCTGCAGAGTGCCGCAGTGGCCAATTAA
- a CDS encoding sensor histidine kinase, protein MDIIHRLRRKFLFLAFIAVVLILAGALGLINTITYMKMRGEVDTLLDVIVQNDGVLPVHQPGTSTQSWLSDPEWFNDTPEFAHQTRYFSVVMDEKGKIQRLNLSNISAFTELQALEIASRLAEANASQPVRGMFKNKRASYAYEVSGRDAGGKLVVVMDCTRDVGAVEAFSRYSLRFGLVCVILYLLVLGFLSNYAIRPFVENMESQKRFITNAGHELKTPVAIISANAEALELISGKSQWTDNILVQVKRVTRLINELIMLARMGEKNQKQLKLEPVDVSQCFTDAVHSFAPLVENEKKKLESQIPEGIEAESDPKYLYEIFTIFMDNAAKYCDDGGTIRAVLEPHGKKGFRALVSNDYKNGAGQDYTHFFERFYRGDESHNSQKAGYGIGLSMAQEATRLLGGKIQVEYRDGVITFGVSF, encoded by the coding sequence ATGGACATCATCCATCGCCTGCGGCGGAAATTCCTGTTCCTGGCGTTCATCGCCGTGGTCCTAATCCTGGCAGGGGCCCTGGGATTGATCAACACCATCACTTATATGAAGATGCGGGGAGAGGTGGATACCCTGCTGGATGTGATCGTGCAGAACGACGGGGTCCTGCCCGTACACCAGCCGGGGACCAGTACCCAGAGCTGGCTCAGCGATCCGGAATGGTTCAATGACACCCCGGAATTCGCCCACCAGACCCGGTATTTCAGCGTGGTGATGGACGAAAAAGGGAAGATCCAGCGGCTGAATCTTTCCAATATCTCTGCCTTTACTGAGCTCCAGGCCCTGGAAATTGCCAGCAGGCTGGCGGAAGCAAATGCCAGCCAGCCGGTACGGGGAATGTTCAAGAACAAACGGGCCAGCTATGCCTATGAAGTGTCCGGAAGGGATGCGGGGGGCAAGCTGGTGGTGGTCATGGACTGCACCCGGGACGTGGGGGCCGTGGAGGCTTTCAGCCGGTATTCCCTGCGGTTCGGCCTTGTCTGTGTGATCCTGTACCTGCTGGTCCTGGGCTTTTTGTCCAACTATGCCATCCGTCCTTTTGTGGAGAACATGGAGAGCCAGAAGCGGTTCATCACCAATGCCGGCCATGAGCTGAAGACGCCGGTGGCCATTATTTCCGCCAATGCGGAGGCTCTGGAACTGATCAGCGGCAAGAGCCAGTGGACGGATAACATCCTGGTCCAGGTGAAGCGGGTGACCCGGCTGATCAACGAACTGATCATGCTGGCCAGGATGGGAGAAAAGAACCAGAAGCAGCTGAAGCTGGAGCCGGTGGATGTGAGCCAGTGCTTCACAGACGCGGTCCATTCTTTTGCCCCCCTGGTGGAAAATGAAAAGAAGAAGCTGGAAAGCCAGATTCCCGAGGGCATCGAAGCGGAATCGGACCCCAAATACCTGTACGAGATCTTCACCATTTTCATGGACAATGCGGCCAAGTACTGCGACGATGGCGGAACCATCCGGGCTGTGCTGGAACCCCATGGGAAGAAGGGGTTCCGGGCCCTGGTGTCCAATGACTACAAAAATGGGGCAGGACAGGATTACACCCATTTCTTTGAACGGTTCTACCGGGGCGACGAAAGCCACAACAGCCAGAAAGCCGGCTACGGCATCGGCCTTTCCATGGCCCAGGAAGCCACCCGGCTGCTGGGCGGCAAAATTCAGGTGGAATACAGGGACGGGGTGATTACCTTCGGGGTGAGTTTTTAG